In one Streptomyces marincola genomic region, the following are encoded:
- a CDS encoding sugar transferase gives MRHSQGSSPYGTARRPPVAGRRPRPRRDTASWYPPVAVGGDLLGVFVPVLVVHSALAEPRPLAAATVAALCWLAVRAGHRRYLVRALGENRGLLATLHDWLILLGALACLRAVTGEDSPVASALLALLPGLFVTAAVSARIHRHLTGRRHQARSLRRVLVVGEAAPVDIVTAQLAARTDHAYVVIGAVLAGPGEPVCGIPQLGRLTSGPDLSPAVPDPIPDGLDGSTVLAAARRKDADLVLVVPGTLLTGARLRRLTWAVHDAGLAFAVSPGLTDVALRRLSVTTAAGLNLLHIAPPLRHGAQPAVKSVIDRVGSALALLVLAPLLALLAVSVRLDSPGPVLYRQTRIGHRGVPFTLWKFRTMVPDAELRRPALESANEHVAGPLFKIRGDPRVTRLGRVLRRTSLDELPQLFNVVRGQMSLVGPRPPLPDEVARYGAVELRRLGVKPGLTGLWQIGGRSDLSWDEGLALDLFYADNWSVTGDLDVLARTLRAVLDGRGAY, from the coding sequence GTGCGTCATTCACAAGGTTCGTCGCCCTACGGAACCGCCCGAAGACCACCCGTCGCGGGCCGCCGCCCCCGCCCCCGCCGCGACACCGCCTCCTGGTACCCGCCCGTCGCCGTCGGCGGCGACCTCCTGGGTGTGTTCGTCCCCGTGCTGGTCGTCCACTCCGCGCTGGCCGAGCCCAGGCCCCTGGCCGCGGCGACCGTGGCCGCCCTGTGCTGGCTGGCGGTCCGCGCCGGGCACCGGCGCTACCTGGTCCGCGCCCTCGGCGAGAACCGCGGGCTCCTCGCGACCCTCCACGACTGGCTGATCCTGCTGGGCGCGCTGGCCTGCCTGCGCGCCGTCACCGGCGAGGACTCCCCCGTCGCCTCGGCGCTGCTCGCGCTGCTGCCCGGCCTGTTCGTCACGGCGGCCGTCTCCGCCCGCATCCACCGCCACCTCACCGGCAGGCGCCACCAGGCGCGTTCGCTGCGGCGCGTGCTCGTCGTCGGCGAGGCCGCGCCGGTGGACATCGTGACCGCGCAGCTCGCCGCCCGCACCGACCACGCGTACGTCGTCATCGGTGCCGTCCTCGCGGGCCCCGGCGAACCCGTCTGCGGCATACCCCAGTTGGGCCGCCTGACCAGCGGTCCCGACCTGTCCCCCGCCGTGCCTGACCCGATACCCGACGGCCTCGACGGGTCCACCGTGCTCGCCGCCGCGCGCCGCAAGGACGCCGACCTCGTGCTCGTCGTCCCCGGCACCCTGCTCACCGGGGCCCGGCTGCGGCGCCTGACCTGGGCCGTGCACGACGCGGGGCTCGCGTTCGCCGTCTCCCCGGGACTCACCGACGTCGCGCTGCGCCGCCTGTCCGTCACCACCGCCGCCGGCCTCAACCTCCTGCACATCGCGCCGCCGCTGCGCCACGGCGCGCAGCCCGCCGTCAAATCCGTCATCGACCGCGTCGGCTCCGCGCTCGCCCTGCTCGTCCTCGCCCCGCTCCTCGCGCTGCTCGCCGTGTCCGTGCGCCTCGACTCGCCCGGCCCCGTGCTGTACCGGCAGACGAGGATCGGCCACCGCGGCGTGCCGTTCACCCTCTGGAAGTTCCGCACCATGGTCCCCGACGCCGAACTGCGCCGCCCCGCCCTTGAGTCGGCCAACGAGCACGTCGCGGGGCCACTGTTCAAGATCCGCGGCGACCCGCGCGTCACGCGGCTCGGGCGCGTGCTGCGCCGCACCTCGCTCGACGAGCTGCCGCAGCTGTTCAACGTCGTGCGCGGCCAGATGTCGCTGGTCGGCCCGCGCCCGCCGTTACCCGACGAGGTCGCCAGGTACGGCGCCGTCGAACTGCGCCGCCTGGGCGTCAAGCCCGGGCTCACCGGCCTGTGGCAGATCGGCGGGCGCTCGGACCTGTCGTGGGACGAGGGCCTGGCCCTCGACCTGTTCTACGCGGACAACTGGTCGGTCACCGGCGACCTCGACGTGCTGGCCCGCACCCTGCGGGCCGTGCTCGACGGACGCGGCGCCTACTGA
- a CDS encoding GDP-L-fucose synthase family protein, with protein MTTLLEPGARVFVAGHRGLAGSAIARALADEGHEVLTRTRADLDLRDAAATEAFLRDARPDAVVLAAATVGGIMANHRFPVAFLEDNLRIQLSVIAGAHAADVDRLLFLGSSCIYPKHAPQPISEEALLTGPLEPTNEAYALAKIAGVAQVRAYRRQFGRRWITAMPTNLYGPGDTFDPETSHVLPALIRRFHDAKEAGSPEVTLWGTGTPRREFLHSADLAAACVLLLGAYDDDMPVNVGCGEDLTIAALAEAVAGAVGFTGRTAWDTAKPDGTPRKLLDVTRLNALGFVPRVPLARGIRETYEWWLHARPPARTGMSGFMSESMAQ; from the coding sequence ATGACAACGCTGCTTGAGCCCGGTGCCCGGGTGTTCGTCGCCGGGCACCGCGGGCTCGCCGGGTCCGCCATCGCCCGCGCGCTGGCCGACGAGGGCCACGAGGTGCTGACGCGGACCCGGGCGGACCTCGATCTGCGGGACGCCGCGGCCACGGAGGCGTTCCTGCGCGACGCCCGCCCGGACGCCGTGGTGCTGGCCGCGGCCACGGTCGGCGGCATCATGGCCAACCACCGCTTCCCGGTGGCGTTCCTTGAGGACAACCTCCGCATCCAGCTGTCCGTCATCGCGGGCGCGCACGCCGCGGACGTCGACCGGCTGCTGTTCCTCGGCTCGTCCTGCATCTACCCCAAGCACGCGCCGCAGCCCATCAGCGAGGAGGCGCTGCTGACGGGCCCGCTCGAACCGACGAACGAGGCGTACGCGCTGGCCAAGATCGCCGGGGTCGCCCAGGTGCGGGCGTACCGGCGGCAGTTCGGGCGCCGCTGGATCACGGCGATGCCGACGAACCTGTACGGGCCCGGCGACACCTTCGACCCCGAGACCTCCCACGTGCTGCCCGCGCTGATCCGCCGCTTCCACGACGCGAAGGAGGCCGGGAGCCCCGAGGTGACGCTGTGGGGCACCGGCACGCCGCGCCGCGAGTTCCTGCACAGCGCGGACCTCGCGGCGGCCTGCGTGCTGCTGCTCGGCGCCTACGACGACGACATGCCGGTCAACGTCGGGTGCGGCGAGGACCTGACGATCGCCGCGCTCGCGGAGGCGGTCGCGGGCGCGGTCGGGTTCACCGGCCGCACCGCGTGGGACACGGCGAAGCCCGACGGCACACCGCGCAAACTGCTCGACGTGACCCGGCTGAACGCGCTCGGCTTCGTCCCCCGGGTGCCGCTGGCGCGCGGCATCCGCGAGACCTACGAGTGGTGGCTGCACGCGCGCCCTCCGGCCCGGACCGGCATGTCCGGGTTCATGTCCGAGTCCATGGCTCAGTAG
- the gmd gene encoding GDP-mannose 4,6-dehydratase yields the protein MGKTALITGVTGQDGSYLAELLIAKEYTVHGLVRRSSSFNTERIDHLYQDPQQPGRTLVLHHADLSDGVALVNLLRDVRPDEVYNLGAQSHVRVSFDAPMYTGDITGLGTLRLLEAIRASGIDTRIYQASSSEMFGATPPPQNEATPFHPRSPYGCAKVYSYWSTVNYREAYGMFAVNGILFNHESPRRGETFVTRKITRAVARIRAGLQDRLYLGNLDAVRDWGYAPEYVEAMWRMLQRDEPDDYVVATGVPATVRDFLHAAFAAGGLDWAEHVRFDPKYERPSEVDALIGDASKARDLLGWRPEVRWRELAELMVRADIDALDEELSGARVRIDR from the coding sequence ATGGGCAAGACCGCGCTGATCACCGGCGTCACAGGACAGGACGGCTCGTACCTGGCCGAGTTGCTGATCGCCAAGGAGTACACGGTGCACGGCCTGGTGCGCCGCTCGTCCTCCTTCAACACCGAACGCATCGACCACCTGTACCAGGACCCGCAGCAGCCCGGCCGCACCCTGGTCCTGCACCACGCGGACCTCTCCGACGGCGTCGCGCTCGTCAACCTGCTGCGCGACGTACGCCCCGACGAGGTCTACAACCTCGGCGCGCAGTCGCACGTACGGGTCTCGTTCGACGCGCCGATGTACACCGGCGACATCACCGGGCTCGGCACCCTGCGGCTGCTTGAGGCGATCCGCGCCAGCGGCATCGACACCCGGATCTACCAGGCGTCGTCGTCGGAGATGTTCGGCGCGACGCCGCCGCCGCAGAACGAGGCCACCCCGTTCCACCCGCGCAGCCCGTACGGCTGCGCCAAGGTCTACAGCTACTGGTCCACGGTCAACTACCGCGAGGCGTACGGGATGTTCGCGGTGAACGGCATCCTGTTCAACCACGAGTCGCCGCGCCGCGGCGAGACGTTCGTGACGCGCAAGATCACCCGGGCCGTCGCCCGGATCAGGGCCGGCCTCCAGGACCGCCTGTACCTGGGCAACCTCGACGCGGTGCGCGACTGGGGCTACGCGCCCGAGTACGTCGAGGCCATGTGGCGCATGCTGCAACGGGACGAGCCCGACGACTACGTCGTGGCCACCGGAGTCCCGGCCACGGTACGGGACTTCCTGCACGCGGCGTTCGCCGCCGGCGGTCTTGACTGGGCGGAGCACGTGCGGTTCGACCCCAAGTACGAACGGCCGAGCGAGGTGGACGCCCTCATCGGCGACGCCTCCAAGGCGCGCGACCTGCTCGGCTGGCGCCCCGAGGTGCGGTGGCGCGAGCTGGCCGAGCTGATGGTGCGGGCCGACATCGACGCGCTCGACGAGGAACTGAGCGGCGCACGGGTGCGAATCGACAGGTGA
- a CDS encoding LamG-like jellyroll fold domain-containing protein, which translates to MRTTRATTRTRATGAGAALALTAGLLAGTAVAAPPAAALTPPVTMTAEDLPTWQTNGIVHALAEADGVVYAGGTFSAVRPPGAAPGTRETPAANFVALDAATGEPVDCDLSFTVGSGTATIRALAVSPDGETLYAGGTFGSVNGVGASSLAAFDLPTCARKPFPTAANGIVRAIAATDDRVYLGGDFTQLSGQPRARFGAVDTAGAVQSWRADADEIGKAIALSPDGQDVVLGGNFFTMNGASSHALAVVDAETGANTHVYGGDFIEDSSTVQALATDEHGFYTANEGTGGFDGRIALDWGTFDQRWRDTCLGATQAVAVHQEVLYSGHHAHDCSSMGEFPNQERYHLFAQSVHDPKLLGWFPNTNDGLGEQLGPRVMTAATGHPRDTRDFMWVGGGFTTVNGAAQWGLTRFATAPDTGDPSVPETHAVSHGDGRIEVTWRSSLDLDDHLLTYRVYRDGGTAPVHTVEGESVPWRRPQLSWFDPLAEAGATHSYRVTATDGAGNTSALSAPVTVTAVADGRAYTDEVLADDPLLYWPYDEPANNFASDASGNNGAGVHRGGPERGVTPPAVPGTGARGIGYDGTDSYTYSDRSYSGLTRYTLETWFRTTTTRGGKLIGMGNRILEPSSVRDHNLYMLDDGRLAFGVYNRNYRTITSPGAWNDGEWHHAVASVGADGMRLYVDGEQVASSPLTTSARDVTGYWRTGGDSLAGWPGRPTSDWFAGQLDETAVYPGQLSAARVRAHHEAAFVPVDTVTHLTPTADTYVNGAAVNTVHGGHQQLAVRGSAAYESYLAFDLPPAPPGQVLKAAALRVRVTGDAAAGSTDDFAVVPLTGTWSEATTTYANRPAADRTTVLGTLRSPDALGSVHTVPLATGPVRDALGGTFDLALTGEGTDSLWLWARETGQSAYRPQLLLTFGAP; encoded by the coding sequence ATGAGAACGACGAGAGCGACGACACGGACCCGGGCGACGGGCGCCGGGGCCGCGCTGGCCCTGACCGCCGGCCTGCTGGCCGGCACGGCGGTGGCGGCGCCGCCCGCGGCGGCCCTGACCCCGCCGGTGACGATGACCGCCGAGGACCTGCCGACCTGGCAGACCAACGGCATCGTGCACGCCCTGGCCGAGGCGGACGGCGTGGTGTACGCGGGCGGGACCTTCTCCGCGGTCCGCCCGCCGGGCGCCGCGCCCGGCACGCGCGAGACGCCCGCGGCCAACTTCGTGGCCCTGGACGCGGCCACGGGCGAACCGGTCGACTGCGACCTGTCGTTCACCGTCGGCTCGGGCACCGCGACGATCCGGGCGCTCGCCGTCTCACCGGACGGCGAAACGCTGTACGCGGGCGGCACGTTCGGCTCCGTGAACGGCGTGGGGGCCAGCAGCCTGGCCGCGTTCGACCTGCCGACCTGCGCCCGCAAGCCGTTCCCGACCGCGGCCAACGGCATCGTGCGCGCCATCGCCGCCACCGACGACCGGGTGTACCTGGGCGGGGACTTCACCCAGCTCAGCGGCCAGCCGAGAGCGCGGTTCGGCGCCGTCGACACCGCGGGCGCCGTGCAGTCCTGGCGCGCGGACGCCGACGAGATCGGCAAGGCCATCGCGCTCTCGCCCGACGGCCAGGACGTCGTCCTCGGCGGCAACTTCTTCACCATGAACGGCGCCTCGTCCCACGCCCTCGCCGTCGTCGACGCCGAGACCGGCGCCAACACCCACGTGTACGGCGGGGACTTCATCGAGGACAGCTCCACCGTGCAGGCCCTGGCCACCGACGAGCACGGCTTCTATACCGCCAACGAGGGCACCGGCGGCTTCGACGGGCGCATCGCGCTCGACTGGGGCACGTTCGACCAGCGGTGGCGCGACACGTGCCTCGGCGCGACCCAGGCCGTCGCCGTTCACCAGGAAGTGCTGTACAGCGGGCACCACGCGCACGACTGCTCCAGCATGGGCGAGTTCCCCAACCAGGAGCGCTACCACCTGTTCGCCCAGTCGGTGCACGACCCCAAGCTGCTCGGCTGGTTCCCCAACACCAACGACGGCCTCGGCGAGCAGCTCGGCCCGCGCGTCATGACCGCGGCCACCGGACACCCGCGCGACACCCGCGACTTCATGTGGGTGGGCGGCGGCTTCACCACCGTCAACGGCGCCGCGCAGTGGGGCCTGACCCGCTTCGCCACCGCGCCTGACACCGGCGACCCGTCCGTTCCCGAGACGCACGCCGTCAGCCACGGCGACGGCCGGATCGAGGTGACCTGGCGCTCCAGCCTCGACCTCGACGACCACCTGCTGACCTACCGCGTCTACCGCGACGGGGGCACCGCGCCCGTGCACACCGTCGAGGGCGAGTCCGTGCCGTGGCGGCGCCCCCAGCTGAGCTGGTTCGACCCGCTGGCCGAGGCCGGCGCGACCCACAGCTACCGCGTCACCGCCACCGACGGCGCGGGCAACACCAGCGCCCTGTCCGCGCCGGTCACCGTGACGGCCGTCGCCGACGGCCGCGCCTACACGGACGAAGTGCTCGCCGACGACCCGCTGCTGTACTGGCCCTACGACGAGCCGGCCAACAACTTCGCCTCCGACGCCTCGGGCAACAACGGCGCGGGCGTGCACCGCGGCGGCCCCGAGCGCGGCGTGACGCCGCCGGCCGTGCCGGGCACGGGCGCGCGCGGCATCGGGTACGACGGCACCGACAGCTACACCTACAGCGACCGCTCCTACTCGGGCCTGACCCGGTACACGCTGGAGACGTGGTTCAGGACCACCACGACGCGCGGCGGAAAGCTGATCGGCATGGGCAACCGCATCCTCGAACCGAGCTCGGTCCGCGACCACAACCTCTACATGCTCGACGACGGCAGGCTCGCGTTCGGCGTCTACAACCGCAACTACCGCACGATCACCAGCCCAGGCGCGTGGAACGACGGCGAGTGGCACCACGCCGTCGCCTCCGTGGGCGCCGACGGCATGCGGCTGTACGTGGACGGCGAGCAGGTCGCCAGCAGCCCCCTGACCACGTCGGCCAGGGACGTCACCGGCTACTGGCGCACCGGGGGCGACAGCCTCGCGGGCTGGCCCGGCCGGCCGACGAGCGACTGGTTCGCCGGTCAGCTCGACGAAACGGCCGTCTACCCGGGGCAGTTGTCCGCCGCGCGCGTGCGGGCCCACCACGAGGCGGCGTTCGTGCCCGTCGACACCGTCACCCACCTGACGCCCACCGCCGACACCTACGTCAACGGCGCCGCGGTGAACACCGTGCACGGCGGCCACCAGCAGCTCGCCGTGCGGGGCAGCGCCGCCTACGAGAGCTACCTGGCGTTCGACCTGCCCCCGGCTCCCCCGGGGCAGGTGCTGAAGGCGGCGGCCCTGCGGGTGCGGGTCACCGGGGACGCGGCGGCAGGCTCGACCGACGACTTCGCCGTCGTGCCCCTGACCGGGACGTGGTCCGAGGCCACCACCACGTACGCCAACCGCCCCGCGGCCGACCGCACCACCGTCCTCGGCACGCTCCGCTCGCCCGATGCGCTCGGCAGCGTCCACACCGTGCCGCTGGCCACCGGTCCGGTCCGCGACGCGCTGGGCGGCACGTTCGACCTCGCGCTGACCGGCGAGGGCACCGACAGCCTGTGGCTGTGGGCGCGCGAGACCGGCCAGAGCGCCTACCGCCCGCAGCTGCTGCTCACCTTCGGGGCGCCCTGA
- a CDS encoding glycosyltransferase family 2 protein, with amino-acid sequence MTVLPIVVAIPTKNEAANIAGTVRSVADHFAAVVVVDSDSTDDTRALAEAEGAQVVPYRWDGRYPKKKQWCLENVRTDIPWLLFLDGDETPSPALLAELRRIFLDGRAVRPAAFDIPLGYWFGGRRLRYGHTIVKRALLDRTRARFPEPDDLDAPGMGEQEGHYQPLADPVHRLRATIEHKDLDPVRTWFERHNRYSDWEAWLEQHPDVREEIRVAKTRQGQLFHRAPFKPLLSFAYAYVYRRGFLDGRAGLDYALAMSFYRWQIALKAREAGAPPHAD; translated from the coding sequence GTGACCGTCCTGCCCATCGTGGTGGCCATCCCCACGAAGAACGAGGCCGCCAACATCGCCGGCACGGTGCGTTCGGTCGCCGACCACTTCGCGGCCGTCGTCGTCGTCGACTCCGACAGCACCGACGACACGCGCGCCCTCGCCGAGGCCGAGGGCGCGCAGGTGGTGCCCTACCGGTGGGACGGCCGCTACCCGAAGAAGAAGCAGTGGTGCCTGGAGAACGTGCGCACCGACATCCCCTGGCTGCTGTTCCTCGACGGCGACGAGACGCCGAGCCCGGCCCTGCTGGCGGAACTGCGCCGCATCTTCCTCGACGGGCGCGCGGTGCGGCCGGCCGCGTTCGACATCCCGCTGGGCTACTGGTTCGGCGGGCGGCGGCTGCGGTACGGCCACACCATCGTCAAACGCGCCCTGCTCGACCGCACCCGCGCCAGGTTCCCCGAGCCGGACGACCTGGACGCGCCCGGCATGGGGGAACAGGAAGGCCACTACCAGCCGTTGGCCGACCCGGTGCACCGGCTGCGCGCGACCATCGAGCACAAGGACCTCGACCCGGTGCGCACGTGGTTCGAACGCCACAACCGCTACTCGGACTGGGAGGCGTGGCTGGAGCAGCACCCGGACGTCCGCGAGGAGATCCGCGTCGCGAAGACCCGGCAGGGGCAGCTCTTCCACCGCGCGCCGTTCAAGCCGCTGCTGTCGTTCGCCTACGCCTACGTCTACCGGCGCGGCTTCCTCGACGGGCGGGCCGGTCTCGACTACGCGCTGGCCATGAGCTTCTACCGCTGGCAGATCGCCCTGAAGGCCCGAGAGGCCGGCGCCCCGCCGCACGCGGACTGA
- a CDS encoding helix-turn-helix domain-containing protein produces the protein MSETLGDRLRKARKRVGLSPRDLARESGVSYSLITKIEQGERQDTRWETLHRLARVLGTTTSALITGGSADRVGIPAAEPSGAWHEVGRALADTGSDVAEAPTVRGVRAAVDAVTREYRGGNFSGVATLLPQLIRDAHALADLAPEGAALRMRALTMAGRLLTQTRQYDLADQALTRALRQAPDARTAAAAVDLRCWLLLRRGHVDEVRELAVQWADDLEPRMSRATPTDLAMWGWLLLRAAAAAGRDNRPEEAAEALRLAHAAAVAVGRPHQLLDLGFIHTWSVGAVRMQRAEYAMVRDRPDEVLRLSAGVGVEQMSATNGSRNRHLLDVAHAQVRTRRYAKAVETLSAVHRDAPQWLPHQRYAQDIVRLLTERRRTLTPDMRRLAEAVRLPL, from the coding sequence ATGTCCGAGACTCTCGGCGACAGGCTGCGCAAGGCGCGCAAGCGCGTCGGCCTGTCACCACGCGACCTGGCCCGCGAGTCGGGCGTCTCCTACTCCCTCATCACGAAGATCGAACAGGGCGAGCGCCAGGACACCCGTTGGGAGACTCTGCACCGTCTCGCCCGCGTCCTCGGCACCACGACCAGCGCCCTGATCACCGGCGGCAGCGCCGACCGCGTGGGCATCCCGGCCGCCGAGCCGTCCGGCGCGTGGCACGAGGTCGGGCGGGCGCTCGCTGATACGGGGTCGGACGTCGCGGAGGCGCCCACGGTGCGCGGCGTGCGCGCGGCGGTGGACGCGGTGACGCGTGAGTACCGGGGCGGCAACTTCAGCGGAGTCGCCACGCTGCTGCCGCAACTCATCCGGGACGCGCACGCGTTGGCGGACCTCGCGCCCGAGGGCGCTGCCCTGCGCATGCGGGCCCTGACCATGGCAGGTCGCCTGCTCACCCAGACGCGTCAGTACGACCTGGCCGACCAGGCCCTCACCCGGGCCTTGCGGCAGGCGCCCGACGCACGCACCGCCGCCGCGGCGGTCGACCTCCGGTGCTGGCTGCTGCTGCGGCGCGGACACGTGGACGAGGTGCGCGAACTCGCCGTGCAGTGGGCCGACGATCTGGAGCCGCGCATGTCCCGCGCGACGCCCACCGACTTGGCCATGTGGGGGTGGCTGCTGCTCCGCGCCGCCGCTGCCGCGGGCAGGGACAACCGGCCGGAGGAGGCGGCGGAGGCGCTGAGGCTGGCCCACGCCGCCGCCGTGGCGGTGGGGCGTCCGCACCAGTTGCTCGACCTGGGCTTCATCCACACCTGGTCGGTCGGGGCAGTCCGCATGCAGCGGGCGGAGTACGCGATGGTGCGCGACCGGCCGGACGAAGTGCTGCGGCTTTCGGCGGGAGTCGGTGTCGAGCAGATGAGTGCCACGAACGGCTCGCGCAATCGCCACCTGCTGGATGTCGCTCACGCGCAGGTGCGTACGCGACGGTACGCGAAGGCCGTTGAGACCCTGTCCGCCGTTCACCGCGATGCGCCGCAGTGGCTGCCGCATCAGCGGTACGCGCAGGACATCGTGCGACTGCTCACGGAGCGCCGCCGCACACTGACGCCGGACATGCGCCGACTCGCGGAGGCCGTCCGACTGCCGCTGTGA
- a CDS encoding helix-turn-helix domain-containing protein: protein MPSSEIGERLVRARKRRGLTQRELARISGVSYSLIQQLEQGVRQDTRLETARKLALALRIPTTGLIVEYVEASADGGTHRQWAPVRRAAAGLYDDDIAEPPTVAGVRAALDATVPLFAAGEFGRLGAALPALIRDADALAGLDPEGRPLRVRVLQLVGWLMTQTRQFDTAEDVLAQALADAPDRLQAAAAVNTQGWLLLRRGRLAEADALAVRWADDLEPVRMSRATIGELSAWGSMLLRASAAGARDARDAEADDALRLAESVAVAMGREHAPREDRLRTFGPTTVALKQAENAMVRDQPEEVLRLAERVPKGGVRPTTNNLNRHRLDIADAHVRLRRHPQAVTTMLDILRDAPEWLPNQQYAKDIVGRIVERRRTLTPQMRTLADALDLPM, encoded by the coding sequence ATGCCCAGCAGCGAAATCGGAGAACGCCTGGTCCGAGCCCGGAAGCGCCGAGGGCTGACCCAACGTGAGCTCGCCCGGATCTCAGGGGTTTCCTACTCCCTGATCCAGCAACTTGAGCAAGGCGTGCGCCAGGACACCCGCTTGGAGACGGCCCGGAAGCTGGCCTTGGCCCTGAGAATTCCGACCACCGGACTCATTGTCGAGTACGTCGAGGCGTCGGCGGACGGCGGCACGCACCGGCAGTGGGCGCCGGTCCGCCGGGCCGCGGCCGGGCTCTACGACGACGACATCGCGGAACCGCCGACGGTCGCGGGGGTGCGGGCCGCACTCGACGCGACAGTCCCGTTGTTCGCCGCAGGGGAGTTCGGGCGGCTCGGTGCCGCTTTGCCGGCACTGATCCGTGATGCAGACGCCCTTGCGGGCCTGGACCCTGAGGGGCGTCCCCTGCGAGTCCGGGTGCTGCAACTGGTCGGCTGGCTCATGACGCAGACACGGCAGTTCGACACCGCCGAGGACGTGCTGGCTCAGGCTCTCGCTGATGCGCCTGACCGGCTTCAGGCCGCAGCGGCCGTCAACACCCAGGGCTGGTTGCTGCTGCGGCGGGGCCGACTGGCCGAGGCCGACGCGCTCGCGGTGCGGTGGGCCGATGATCTTGAACCAGTCCGGATGTCCCGGGCGACCATAGGAGAGCTGAGTGCGTGGGGCTCGATGCTCCTGCGGGCGTCTGCGGCGGGCGCGCGGGATGCGCGGGACGCGGAGGCCGACGACGCGCTGCGGTTGGCCGAGTCCGTCGCGGTCGCCATGGGGCGTGAGCATGCGCCCAGAGAGGATCGCCTACGCACCTTCGGCCCGACAACGGTGGCTCTGAAGCAGGCAGAGAACGCGATGGTGCGGGACCAGCCCGAGGAAGTGCTCCGGCTGGCCGAAAGGGTGCCGAAGGGGGGCGTTCGCCCGACGACGAACAACCTGAACCGCCACCGCCTCGACATCGCGGACGCACACGTGCGGTTGCGCCGCCACCCTCAGGCGGTCACCACCATGCTCGACATCCTGCGCGACGCCCCGGAGTGGCTTCCGAACCAGCAGTACGCGAAGGACATCGTGGGCCGGATCGTGGAGCGCCGCCGAACGCTGACCCCGCAGATGCGGACCCTGGCGGACGCCCTCGACCTGCCCATGTAA
- a CDS encoding RloB family protein — translation MRKRGTRGERRKILVVTEGTRTEPQYFDGLCAHVRATATQVVSVRTVGVGRDPVRGVREAEQRRAEEQRKGDPFDEVWCVVDVDEHRNLEQALALAGKRGVATAVSNPCFEIWVLWHYADCVAACTQEELRRRLKRHGFSDKNVPRNFPYAAYPDALRRAESPPRCEGNQDPNLSSGVHRVVRAICP, via the coding sequence GTGCGCAAGCGCGGAACGCGCGGCGAGCGCAGGAAGATCCTGGTCGTGACCGAGGGAACGAGAACGGAACCGCAGTATTTCGACGGGCTGTGCGCGCATGTGCGGGCCACGGCCACGCAGGTCGTCTCGGTGCGGACGGTCGGGGTGGGCAGGGACCCCGTCCGGGGCGTCAGGGAGGCCGAGCAGCGAAGGGCGGAGGAGCAGCGCAAGGGAGACCCGTTCGACGAGGTCTGGTGCGTGGTGGATGTCGACGAGCACCGCAACCTCGAACAGGCGCTGGCCCTGGCGGGGAAACGAGGCGTCGCGACCGCCGTCAGCAACCCGTGCTTCGAGATCTGGGTCCTGTGGCACTACGCGGACTGCGTGGCGGCGTGCACGCAGGAGGAGTTGCGGAGAAGGCTGAAGCGCCACGGGTTCAGCGACAAGAACGTTCCGAGGAACTTCCCGTACGCGGCCTACCCGGACGCCTTGAGGAGAGCGGAAAGCCCTCCGAGGTGCGAGGGAAACCAGGACCCCAACCTGTCGTCCGGCGTCCACCGCGTGGTACGGGCCATCTGCCCGTAG